The DNA window TTCGTTGGTCTTGAACTTGGAGCCGTCAAAGAATACCTGGCGAATGTGCGGCAGGGTTTCGCGAGCCGTGTGACCGATGGTAGCGGGGTTCACCGGAACTTCGCGGAACTGGATGACATCTACACCTTCAGATTCGGCAACGCGCTTGATTTCGGCATCCAGGGCGTCGGCCGCGAGCGTATTTTCGACAAAGTACATGGCCACGCCGTAACGGGCCGGAAGATTCGGGTACAGCTTGCGGAAGAACTTATGCGGCATAGAAAGCAAAAGGCCAGCGCCGTCACCCGTTTCAGGGTCGCCACCAGCCGCACCGCGGTGCATGAGCCTTTTCAAGACCGTAATACCCTGCAACACAATCTGGTGCGAGGCAACATTATTAATATTGGCAACTAGGCCGACACCGCAGGCGTCGTGTTCGTTGGCCGGATCGTAAAGTGCTTGAGCGTTCATAAATAATCCTTGTTTTTACTTTTTTGCGCTCCGTATTTGCAAAATCCGTGCCAAATGGACAAAACCACCCGTCAATTATTGAAAAAGCGGTCAAAAATGTAAAACAAAAGCCGAATCATAAAATTCGGCTAAATTTTCGATTTCAAAAATTGTAAAGAATTACAGCGATTTTACATCAGATGTAAAGCATAAACTTTAACACACACTTTTAATTCTTGACGCAGCGAACCGACAAGCTAAAAGATAACGATTTATCAAGATAGAGAGAATCGAGAGTTTCTGTCCGGAACAATAGATCTTTCGCCTCATCCGATCGGTCGCTTATCCAAAATATCGCACCAACTCCTTCGCTTGACATTCTTCCCGACAAGTCCCATCCAGCAGCAATCGCAGAAAAGCCAAATTCATTTGTTCCCGTTGGCGCAGATTTTTCATTAGAGGTGAAACCAACCGACGATTTCAAAGCAGTCCCTACCGGAGTATCCGTCTGTGAAGCCACGTAATCATTCAAGATTTTCCAGTCTTTTTTCGATGGAATATGCCACCCTATAGGACAAACGTCTCGATACAAATCATTCTGTTTCGCCATTGCTGTTTTTCGTTTATAAAGTCGCCCATAGACTTCACAATTCGCCGCATTATTGTTGTAGCAGGAACTTCCATAGATGGCTTTGTAATTTAGATTCTCGGCAAACCACTCCTGGTCACCGACAACGACAGTTTTATAAACTGTTCCATCGCGTTCATCCTGAAACGAACCATATTGAGCTTTCGAAGAAAAGATTTGATTTCGTTCAAATGTATGCGACAACAAACCTGTTGTATCGTAATTTATAGTTTCAACATTTCCTCGATTTTTTATACAGCGGACATACAGTTTGTTTTGCTTGTAATACGCAGTAAGTTCATTCGAATTCTTTGCTAGACTAAATACATAGCCACAATCTGCACGGTCCTCATATTTAGCAGAATTGTATTCATCAACGCTCCAAAATAAAGCATTGTCAGATCGCTCAACAAAAATAGGGAATGCAGTGAACCCATATTTATCAAGCCTACCTGGACCCCATCCATATATAGATTGTAGGCTCATAGCAACATTACCATTGCCTTCCCGTGTACTGATAAAAGATCTCAGTTCATTCCAGTCTGCATTATTCGGAATATGCCACCCTTCTGGACACACCCCCTGGTGTTCAAGCCAGATTTCACCTTCAGGGACTCTACCGGCTTGGTTCACATAACTTACGTTCATAGCAGCAGTCCAACTATACCGACGGCCATTATCTTCACATTCACTTTCGTATTGTATTTTATTTCCTTCGTTCAAATTACAGCTTGTCTGATTAAGCAAATTATTTTCAAGAACGGCATCCGCCTCTCCATTAGTGAACTTGGCGAATTTAAGATTTTCGGCCATCCAGGTTTGATTCCCTATTTCCGTAGTCCTATAGGTTCGACCGTCACGGGGATCAATCAGGGTTCCATATTTAAAATCCTTGTTTACATATTCTTCTATTGGAACGACTCCGAAATGAATGTCCATATTGTGCCACCTCATATTCCCCCATTCTTTACGACAATAGTATGTTCTCGACGTATCAATAAGACCTTTAGCCTTTTCACCTTCCTCATTACAAATCAGGCCTTCGGTGTTTTCGTCATCTGAAATCAGGCTCAAATCTATTTCCGAAGAACTCGAGAGGTCCTCTACGCTTGACGAGGAATTTTCAGCAGAATCCGAGGACAAATTGTTTGAATTTGAAGAAGACGCTGTTGCACTAGATGAAGATTCTTTTGTTTGAGAACTCAACGGCACAGCAGATTCGCTCGATGAAGAATCCTCCATTTTGGAAGAGGAACTTTCTCCCAAAGGAATTTCTTTTGCGGAAGACGAAGATATTTTCGCGGACGAAGACAGTTCCGTTTCAGCGGAGCTAGACAAATATTCAACCTCTGTATTAGAACTAAGTGATTCTAACTGTTCTACCCCAGCAGCAGAATTATCATTTTCTCCGCATGCAGCAAACAGCAAGGCAAACAAAACGCTATAGGAAAGTTTTTTCATCATTTTTAATATAGAAAAAGCTTCTATTTTGAAAAAAAAAGTACTATTCGAACACTTTCTTCTTGCGTTGGTCGCGACCGATCAAAATAAGGCTCACGACCACATCGGCAAGCAGTGCCACCGAGGTGAAAATCCATGCGGTAGAATGCCCGCAGGTTACCTGGAAGAACAGCACCGAGAGGCTCCAGCCAATAATTGTCTGGAACACCATCATGAGTGTTCCGTAGAAGCGCCCGAGTTCGCGGAAGGCGGTACCCATGGCGGCAAGACACGGCACATAGAGCAAGATGAACAGCAAGTAGGCCAGCACCTGGAAGCGCCCGAGGTTGAAATGCGCCTGCATCGTCTTGTATGCGCCTTCGTTTCCGGCACTTTCGGATTCATCAATCGCATCCTTGACGCCCAGCGGGTTTGCAATCGAGGTAAAGACTTCTACCAGGTTCGCCGGGACACTCACGAGAGCTTCTTTCACCGTGGATTTCAGGCTAAAGCCTTCGTCCGCGGCAGTTTCTTCCGGGGCCGCGTCGGCCTCCCCTACAGCCGCAGAATTTTCAGCCGCGTCGCCCGTGCCCTCGATGGCGTACAGCGAATTGAGCGTTCCGACAATGGCTTCCTTCGCAAAAAGCCCCGTAAAGAGTGCGACCGAAGCAGGCCAGTTATCGCGTTCAACACCGAAGGGTTCGAACACCGGCGTAATCACCGTGCCCACGGCACTCAGCACCGACTTTTCGTTGTTGTCGTTACCGAAACTTCCGTCAGTGCCGACGGAGCCCATAAAGCCGAGCACCGTCACCATGATGAGCACGACCTTGCCCGCGCGGAAAACGAATTCCTTGAGGCGGAGCCATGCATGGCGG is part of the uncultured Fibrobacter sp. genome and encodes:
- a CDS encoding FISUMP domain-containing protein translates to MKKLSYSVLFALLFAACGENDNSAAGVEQLESLSSNTEVEYLSSSAETELSSSAKISSSSAKEIPLGESSSSKMEDSSSSESAVPLSSQTKESSSSATASSSNSNNLSSDSAENSSSSVEDLSSSSEIDLSLISDDENTEGLICNEEGEKAKGLIDTSRTYYCRKEWGNMRWHNMDIHFGVVPIEEYVNKDFKYGTLIDPRDGRTYRTTEIGNQTWMAENLKFAKFTNGEADAVLENNLLNQTSCNLNEGNKIQYESECEDNGRRYSWTAAMNVSYVNQAGRVPEGEIWLEHQGVCPEGWHIPNNADWNELRSFISTREGNGNVAMSLQSIYGWGPGRLDKYGFTAFPIFVERSDNALFWSVDEYNSAKYEDRADCGYVFSLAKNSNELTAYYKQNKLYVRCIKNRGNVETINYDTTGLLSHTFERNQIFSSKAQYGSFQDERDGTVYKTVVVGDQEWFAENLNYKAIYGSSCYNNNAANCEVYGRLYKRKTAMAKQNDLYRDVCPIGWHIPSKKDWKILNDYVASQTDTPVGTALKSSVGFTSNEKSAPTGTNEFGFSAIAAGWDLSGRMSSEGVGAIFWISDRSDEAKDLLFRTETLDSLYLDKSLSFSLSVRCVKN